The following proteins are co-located in the Vicugna pacos chromosome 3, VicPac4, whole genome shotgun sequence genome:
- the FBXL7 gene encoding F-box/LRR-repeat protein 7 isoform X1, with protein sequence MGANNGKQYGSEGKGSSSISSDVSSSTDHTPTQAQKNVATSEDSDLSMRTLSTPSPALICPPNLPGFQNGRGSSTSSSSITGETVAMVHSPPPTRLTHPLIRLASRPQKEQASIERLPDHALVQVFSFLPTNQLCRCARVCRRWYNLAWDPRLWRTIRLTGETINVDRALKVLTRRLCQDTPNVCLMLETVSVSGCRRLTDRGLYTIAQCCPELRRLEVSGCYNISNEAVFDVVSLCPNLEHLDVSGCSKVTCISLTREASIKLSPLHGKQISIRYLDMTDCFVLEDEGLHTIAAHCTQLTHLYLRRCVRLTDEGLRYLMIYCTSIKELSVSDCRFVSDFGLREIAKLESRLRYLSIAHCGRVTDVGIRYVAKYCSKLRYLNARGCEGITDHGVEYLAKNCTKLKSLDIGKCPLVSDTGLECLALNCFNLKRLSLKSCESITGQGLQIVAANCFDLQMLNVQDCEVSVEALRFVKRHCKRCVIEHTNPAFF encoded by the exons ACTCCGACCTGAGCATGCGCACACTGAGcacgcccagcccagccctgataTGTCCACCGAATCTGCCGGGATTTCAGAATGGAAGGGGCTCGTCCACCTCCTCGTCCTCCATCACCGGGGAGACGGTGGCCATGGTCCACTCCCCGCCCCCGACCCGCCTCACCCACCCGCTCATCCGGCTGGCCTCCAGACCGCAGAAGGAGCAGGCCAGCATCGAGCGCCTGCCGGACCACGCCCTGGTGCAGGTCTTCTCCTTCCTGCCCACCAACCAGCTGTGCCGCTGCGCCCGCGTGTGCCGCCGCTGGTACAACCTGGCCTGGGACCCGCGGCTCTGGAGGACTATCCGCCTGACGGGCGAGACCATCAACGTGGACCGCGCCCTCAAGGTGCTGACCCGCAGGCTCTGCCAGGACACGCCCAACGTCTGCCTCATGCTGGAAACCGTCAGTGTCAGTGGCTGCAGGCGGCTCACGGACCGAGGTCTTTACACCATTGCCCAGTGCTGCCCGGAGCTGAGGCGGCTGGAAGTCTCCGGCTGTTACAATATCTCCAACGAGGCGGTCTTCGACGTGGTGTCCCTCTGTCCCAACCTGGAGCACCTGGATGTGTCAG GGTGCTCCAAAGTGACCTGCATCAGCTTGACCCGGGAGGCCTCCATTAAACTGTCCCCCTTGCATGGCAAACAGATTTCCATCCGCTACCTGGACATGACGGACTGCTTCGTGCTGGAGGACGAAGGCCTGCACACCATCGCGGCGCACTGCACGCAGCTCACCCACCTGTACCTGCGCCGCTGCGTCCGCCTCACCGACGAGGGCCTGCGCTACCTGATGATCTACTGCACCTCCATCAAGGAGCTGAGCGTCAGCGACTGCCGCTTCGTCAGCGACTTCGGCCTGCGCGAGATCGCCAAGCTGGAGTCCCGCCTGCGGTACCTCAGCATCGCGCACTGCGGCCGCGTCACCGACGTGGGCATCCGCTACGTGGCCAAGTACTGCAGCAAGCTGCGCTACCTCAACGCGAGGGGCTGCGAGGGCATCACGGACCACGGCGTGGAGTACCTCGCCAAGAACTGCACGAAACTCAAGTCTCTGGACATCGGCAAGTGCCCTCTGGTCTCCGACACCGGCCTGGAGTGCCTGGCCCTGAATTGCTTCAATCTCAAGCGACTCAGCCTCAAGTCGTGCGAGAGCATCACCGGCCAGGGCTTGCAGATCGTGGCGGCCAACTGCTTCGATCTCCAGATGCTGAACGTCCAGGACTGCGAGGTGTCCGTGGAGGCCCTGCGGTTTGTGAAACGCCACTGCAAGCGCTGCGTCATCGAGCACACCAACCCTGCCTTCTTCTGA
- the FBXL7 gene encoding F-box/LRR-repeat protein 7 isoform X2: MRTLSTPSPALICPPNLPGFQNGRGSSTSSSSITGETVAMVHSPPPTRLTHPLIRLASRPQKEQASIERLPDHALVQVFSFLPTNQLCRCARVCRRWYNLAWDPRLWRTIRLTGETINVDRALKVLTRRLCQDTPNVCLMLETVSVSGCRRLTDRGLYTIAQCCPELRRLEVSGCYNISNEAVFDVVSLCPNLEHLDVSGCSKVTCISLTREASIKLSPLHGKQISIRYLDMTDCFVLEDEGLHTIAAHCTQLTHLYLRRCVRLTDEGLRYLMIYCTSIKELSVSDCRFVSDFGLREIAKLESRLRYLSIAHCGRVTDVGIRYVAKYCSKLRYLNARGCEGITDHGVEYLAKNCTKLKSLDIGKCPLVSDTGLECLALNCFNLKRLSLKSCESITGQGLQIVAANCFDLQMLNVQDCEVSVEALRFVKRHCKRCVIEHTNPAFF, encoded by the exons ATGCGCACACTGAGcacgcccagcccagccctgataTGTCCACCGAATCTGCCGGGATTTCAGAATGGAAGGGGCTCGTCCACCTCCTCGTCCTCCATCACCGGGGAGACGGTGGCCATGGTCCACTCCCCGCCCCCGACCCGCCTCACCCACCCGCTCATCCGGCTGGCCTCCAGACCGCAGAAGGAGCAGGCCAGCATCGAGCGCCTGCCGGACCACGCCCTGGTGCAGGTCTTCTCCTTCCTGCCCACCAACCAGCTGTGCCGCTGCGCCCGCGTGTGCCGCCGCTGGTACAACCTGGCCTGGGACCCGCGGCTCTGGAGGACTATCCGCCTGACGGGCGAGACCATCAACGTGGACCGCGCCCTCAAGGTGCTGACCCGCAGGCTCTGCCAGGACACGCCCAACGTCTGCCTCATGCTGGAAACCGTCAGTGTCAGTGGCTGCAGGCGGCTCACGGACCGAGGTCTTTACACCATTGCCCAGTGCTGCCCGGAGCTGAGGCGGCTGGAAGTCTCCGGCTGTTACAATATCTCCAACGAGGCGGTCTTCGACGTGGTGTCCCTCTGTCCCAACCTGGAGCACCTGGATGTGTCAG GGTGCTCCAAAGTGACCTGCATCAGCTTGACCCGGGAGGCCTCCATTAAACTGTCCCCCTTGCATGGCAAACAGATTTCCATCCGCTACCTGGACATGACGGACTGCTTCGTGCTGGAGGACGAAGGCCTGCACACCATCGCGGCGCACTGCACGCAGCTCACCCACCTGTACCTGCGCCGCTGCGTCCGCCTCACCGACGAGGGCCTGCGCTACCTGATGATCTACTGCACCTCCATCAAGGAGCTGAGCGTCAGCGACTGCCGCTTCGTCAGCGACTTCGGCCTGCGCGAGATCGCCAAGCTGGAGTCCCGCCTGCGGTACCTCAGCATCGCGCACTGCGGCCGCGTCACCGACGTGGGCATCCGCTACGTGGCCAAGTACTGCAGCAAGCTGCGCTACCTCAACGCGAGGGGCTGCGAGGGCATCACGGACCACGGCGTGGAGTACCTCGCCAAGAACTGCACGAAACTCAAGTCTCTGGACATCGGCAAGTGCCCTCTGGTCTCCGACACCGGCCTGGAGTGCCTGGCCCTGAATTGCTTCAATCTCAAGCGACTCAGCCTCAAGTCGTGCGAGAGCATCACCGGCCAGGGCTTGCAGATCGTGGCGGCCAACTGCTTCGATCTCCAGATGCTGAACGTCCAGGACTGCGAGGTGTCCGTGGAGGCCCTGCGGTTTGTGAAACGCCACTGCAAGCGCTGCGTCATCGAGCACACCAACCCTGCCTTCTTCTGA